The Geomonas agri genome contains the following window.
TGTTTCAGGAAGTTGCGGAACCACGGGGTCGCGCCTACGTTTACCGGCTTGCCGCCCGGTTGCGGTACGGCGGAGCAGACGGCCGTCCCGTTCAGGTCGGTGTACACGACGTTGGAGTAGTCAGGGCTCAAGTAGTGGAAATAGGCCAGTGCGGGATCGCAGCTGTCGGCAGAGAGCCGCTTGACCTGCGGGCGGTTGGAGAGGAGTTCCAGACTTCTGCGGGTCCGGGCGATCTTGCCACCGGTGTTGCTGACCATCATCTGGACCAGGGTGCGCAGCGACGTCTTCGTGTGGGCGACCGTCTCCTGCATCTCCCGGTAGATGTCGTACCAGACCATGCAGCTGAGTGGAATTGACAGGGCGAGGACCAACAGCAGCAATCTGGTGCGGATCGAAGTGGTGGCGACTCTTTCCCGCCAGCGTCGATTATCGGCACTTGTCATTTCGTTCCTCGAAGGCGCTTCGGCGGTGGGACAACCCGGACCGGGTGATGCGCTTCTCCGTCAGCACCTTTACCCTGTGCTGCATGATGATCTGCTGCAACTTATCGGGATAAAACTCTTATTATTTAATCCAATCTGAAAATCACCAAAACCACCGCCGGCCTGGCCCCCAATATCTCCATCAGCTCAATAGGCCAGGTTTGCAAACAGTAATCGTCCTTTGAAGCGCCCATATAGTAAGACTCTGAGAAGCCAATGTCACGGATTACTCGCCCCCATGGAAAAGTATTCCCATCCCGACCGGACCGATCCGTTTCTGCCCCAGCTGCACCGCTCCCACGAAAACCGGCTTCCCTCGCAACACCATATCCCCGCCTGTCGTCCCGTCAGGTCGGCAGGCGGAAACCCGCAAACGCGCCAGCAGGAGCAACCGCGCGCGGCCGCACCTGCTGGCCAACATCCAAACCACACAGCGTAAATACCATCCGTTTTCTTGCGAATTAAAAAAGTCTAAATATACTCCATCGGAGGATACCGCTTAGGTCGATTGCTGAACCCCTTAAGCCGGAGGAAGACGGGGCAGGAATGGCTGCCAAAGCCCCACATTCGCCCTGCAGACGGAGATCGTGACGGCATGGCTATACAGATACGTCATGAGAGGGTGTTAAGGCGGATGGTGCTGGTGTTGCTTCTCTTGGCTGTGCTGCACGCCCTCGCTACCCGGTCGCAACGGGTGTTCTGGATTAACCTGACCGACAGCGAGCCGATCGGCCTGTATCGCCTCCATCCACTGCAGGGGGGCGTCAGACGCGGGAACATGGTCATCATGGAGGTCCCGGAAGGGTTCCGGCAGTACGTCTACGGACGAGGCTGGCTACCCGAAGGATGGTCGCTCCTTAAGCACGTCGGAGCCGTCGCAGGGGACTCCTACTGCGTCGAAAACGAGCGCTTCATCGTCAACGGGACCTTCATTGGTCCGGTCTACCGCTCCGACCAGGAGGGGAAGCCGCTGCCGAAGCTGGAAGGGTGCCGCGAGGTCCCCGCCGGGTACTTCCTCCCGGTCGCCACTCACATCCCGCGTTCCTTCGACGGCCGCTACATGGGTGCTATCAGGCTTTCCGTGATCAAGGGAGTGGCGACGCCGATTGTGACCTTTCAGTAGGGGAGGGGAGCCATGTTCATGATCGGCGTCGCGCTCTACACCTCAACCATGCTCGCCGAGTGCGGCCCGGCCGTCTCCCCCGAGACCACCCAGGCCATCATTCAGGTCGAGAGTGGCGGCAATCCCTTCGCCATCGGCGACAACACCCTCAAAAAGAGCTTCGCTACCAAAAACGCCGCGGAGGCGGTGCAGCTAGCCACCCGTCTCTTGCGCCAGGGACACAACATCGACATCGGCCTCATGCAGGTGAACAGCTGCCACATCCGCCCCATGAGACTCACCCTCGCGGATCTCTTCGATCCCTGCCAAAACATCCGCATCGGCACCACCATCCTGGCCGAATTCTACGCCCAACACAAAAGCTACGATGCCACCCAGTCCCTTTTCCGGGCACTCTCCGCTTACAACACCGGCCAAGCTTGGAAGGGAACCGGCTACATCAACCGGATCCTCCAGGCGGCCGGCGCCGGCTACCGCGTATCGGCCCCAGCGGTGCAGTTTCCCGTACAGGCCAGCGCTGTCTCTCCCGCTAAACCTCGAACTAAGCCCAAAACGGCGCGCGGGTCCGCGGCAACCTCTCCGCTTTTCTTCGACAACCTGACGGGCACCATGACGGCAGGGGAGCTCTAGCCATGCTCTCCCTCTCCCACGGCGGCATGACTGCGAGCCAAGCGGGGAAGTACTTCGCCACCGAGGACTACTACCTCAAAGGTGGCGAGTCGAGCCTGTGGCTCGGCAAAATGGCGAAGGACCTGAAGCTCATCGGGAGGGTGGACGAACAGGCTTTCCGGAATGTGGCTGCAGGCAAGACCCCGGACGGAATAGAGCAACTGGTGGCGCCGAAAACGATCATGAAGCAGTGGGAGAAGGAGGAGGTGCACCGTGCCGGCAACGACCTCACCTTTTCCGCCCCCAAATCACTTTCCGTGGCCTACGCCGCCGGCAACCATCAGGTGAAGGAAATCTGGGACCTAGCCGTTGTCAACACCATGAAGTACGTGGAGGAGCACTACAGGCATTACCGCACCCCCGACGGGACACGAGTCGCCGGGAATATCGTGGCCGCAAAATTCGATCACGTCACCTCCCGCGCCCTCGACCCGGACGTGCACAGCCACGTCTTCCTGGTCAACATGGTGCACACCCCGGAGTGGAAGTGGCTCGCCAACGAACCCAAGGCCATCTACCAGGACAAGATTTCCATCGGCATGCTGGCCCCGGCAGGAGGCTAACGGAGGTGCCACTCTTGGGACTAGTAGGGAGAAACCGGTCTACTCGACCGCCGATCGACCTACAGTTTGCGGCTTGAGCAGTTGTCGCTTCTCGCCTGCCCATTGATTCCTCATTCACTGCTGTGGCTTCATATAGGAAGGAAATATGGTCGATACTTGCTGGGCGGACCGCATCATGCGGAGACTTTAATCTACGGAGTCGAGCATGATTTCTGGAATTTCTAAATCTATTGAATAGTCTTCGAATACTTCCTTAACCCACCACAATTTGTAAAATATTTGTGAAAGACTGGCTTTGTGACCATCTTTCGAGCCACTGCGGTCGGCAGAATATGCAATCAACCTCGCTGAGGTCCCTGGGCCAAGCACGATATCTATCTTGTCTGAAGGCAATTCGCCCTGTATATGCTGGAAAGCGCGCATAGCGGCTGTTTTTAAAATGTTGGTTCGTTCATCGACGGTGAAAGGGTAATTATTACCGATTTCATCGAGTTTTGCCCCAATTGTCCTACTGTTATATGTCTTAGCTGTGGACAGAGCTGCAATAAAATCGAAATCATCTCCAAATAATTTCGTACTTGAAATCGTGATGACTAACTGCTCTCTCAGCCAGTCCAGCTTTCTATGCTGTCCCGACTTTTTCCTATTTCTGTTCTCAATGAGTTGTAATTTATTTTTAATTTTTTTAATAACTTTGATAAGCATGGCGTCATCAGTGTTTTTTGAAAGTTTTATGTAGGGACCGCAGCTTCTGAGATCGGCAATTACCATTTCCAATCTCAATGTTTTTTGGCCTTGCTGCAATTTCAGGAACCTTGAGCGGATGTAGTCATGGAAAGGGCTATCTTCACGCAGCGAATCCACGAACTTAAGTTGCGCTTCATGCCCTCCGATTTTGGAGAGGGTAGCTTTAAGGAAAATTCGATTTTTTAGAAGTGTTGGCAGGACGAAATCCCGCATATGTATATCGCATTCCGAATTGAGATCCGGCGACAACGCCCCCTTAACCATAAGATCTACGATGCAGTACCTAGGGAAGCGCGTCCGCTCTGAGAACTCCCGTATTCTGTTTGCGATCACAGGGTCACCTTGGTCGATTTTTCTGTATTTGGGCTTTGGTGTTTTGGAACTGTCTGTTCGTTTCATGTATGGCTCCATGGCTGTGAGTTTGCTTTCGATTTTCCCTTTTAATAACCAAAGGTATTAGGAATATGTCGTTTGAACTTTGATTATCTTTGCTTTCGATTTTCCTGATTAACAGTATGTCGTTTCATTCTGGATGTCCGTAGCATGTGTCATCATTCCGATGCACGGACGCGATTAAATTATCGAAGTCGAACTGGCTTTCCTTGCCGCGTGCCATCCGATCGCATACAACGACAGCAATGGCGATCTGCTGTCGAGATCGTTCCAAAGTGCGTATGAGTCGGTGGTGGTTTAAGACGGCATTTACTAGTTTTTCCTTGATGTTTGCAGGTAATCTGCCGCCGATGATTCCGTCCAACTCAATTGCTCCAAGAATCGGGTGCTGTTCGCTCTTATACCTGCTAGGCCGGAGTCTGCGCAACTTCCCGATATCATGGGCCACGATAGGGATCAGGTATGCCCAAATTCTTGAAGTCGAGACAGTCTTGTCGTTTTCCACTGTTTTTATGAATTGATAACCAGTCTCAACGGCGTGTTGCCACAATGGCGTTGCCAAGAGCGCCATTAGTGGACTGTGCAAACAGTTTTTGCCTATAATTGTATTTTTTGGACCCGCAATTGAGGGGGTTAATGGTTCTGCATCGTATGCGTACAGGACGTCACGTAGAATCTCCCGATACGGCAACGTCCTTTGTTCGGTCTGAACCAACCCTTGCATCCCAGCCAGCTTCCACTGAAATTCATTTGGGACTCGAACTTTAGAGTGCAAATCATCCCAGAATGCCTGAATTCCTGCTACTTTGAACAGTATTGATCCCACAGGATCCACATCATGTATACTAGAGTGCTTTCCCTCGTTGGACATGGTCTTCCCCCTTTTTAAAAAAGATACAAAGCAATGCCTTTACGGGCAGACTTTTCTGAAGGTATTCTTGTGAGCCCTTTGGGGGCAAAGAAGCAAGGTTCACTGCTTGGGAGGTGAAGGGCGAAGGTTCCGCCGTCCGCGGGAAGCGCCACTAACTAGCAGTTCCTGGTTTCGGCTCCGTAAGGCCGTGCGATTCACCTTCTCTCTATCATGGAAGACAGCGAGGTCGTCCCCCGGTTCCAACAGGGGAAAGTCCCCGCCGCAGTCGGCGATGGCGTCGAAGCTTACTTTGAGGATGCTGGTGTGGGCGGCCTCGATGACGGTCAGCATCGCCGACTTGGCCGCCCCCTCCGATGCTTGCTGCACCTTTTGCTCGTTCTCGAATCCAATCATGTTTACTCCTGCGTTCATGTTGGTCCCGGTCAGGTACGGGCCGGAGCGGTACCGCCAAAAAGGTGATATCTGCAGGAAAATAGGAGATATTCGGGAAAGCGGAAAGAACATGGTATTGTTGGGGAAGTCGGGGAACCGGTGTCCCGAGAAAACGAAAAGGAGGTGTTCCGGTATGGGAGTATTCAGGCTACAGGCGAAGAAAATAGCAGGAGGCACACGCCTCCCCCCGCGCCGTTGGCGAGGATTGAGCCGCTGTGGCGAAGGTGAAGGTTGTGATCGAGGAAGAACAGCCTGTCGTGCCGGAAAAGCCTGCCCCCCGGCGAAGCCCTTGTCGTTGGCCGCAGTGGGATGACGTACTAGGGGGGCAACCCATTGGCGCCTCTAGAAGGCAATGTCGGGGAAGAATTAGGTGGAGCGGAGGAGTTTTGCGCTGTCGTGTGTCCTGCGGAAAGATCTGGGGCGGGTGGTAGAGAAGCTAGAGGAGAAGAGGAAATATTTTCGCGGAAGGGAGGAAGACCGGAGCGACAACGAAAAGGCCCTTGGATTTCTCCATGGGCCTTTTCAATAGATGGCCGGAATGAGAGGAACCGCTGGGCGGAAGTCGTGGCGAGGCAGGAGGTTGACCAGTCGAGTCGGTGGCTAGAAGGCTGATGCGAGAGAGACTAGGCTTGGAGATGAATCTTCTTCGCGAATTGGACCGGTGCGCCAACGCAAAAGGCCCCCGGCTATTACCGAGGGCCTTTGTTTTAAACGGTCGGAATGAGAGAACTGGAACCTCCGCCCCCCCTGCTCCGGAAGCAGGGGTGCTAAGGCTAATTCTTTGACAATTTCGTTGCCGTAATAAATGGTATGCCAGAAGGTGTATTTGACGAGGAGATGGCCCCGCCAGTAGAGGCCACGGATAAGGCCACGACAAACAAAACAAGGGGTTAGCTTGCTTAGCTAACCCCTTGTTTTTATTGGAGGCGGCAATCGGATTTGAACCGATGAATGAAGGATTTGCAGTCCTTTGCCTTACCACTTGGCCATGCCGCCTTGTACATCAAATGAGTCCCGTTTATAACCTGATTCCCTCGCCGGTGTCAATATGAAATTTTTATTTGGCTATCACCCTGACGAATTTACTCAGGTAGTCGACGCCGCTCCAGATGGTAATCACGGTCGCGATCCAGAGATAGAACATGCCGACGTTATGCATGTTGACTACCAGCAGGGGATGGTCGATGCCGAAGAACCAGTGGTAGTC
Protein-coding sequences here:
- a CDS encoding S26 family signal peptidase, whose translation is MAIQIRHERVLRRMVLVLLLLAVLHALATRSQRVFWINLTDSEPIGLYRLHPLQGGVRRGNMVIMEVPEGFRQYVYGRGWLPEGWSLLKHVGAVAGDSYCVENERFIVNGTFIGPVYRSDQEGKPLPKLEGCREVPAGYFLPVATHIPRSFDGRYMGAIRLSVIKGVATPIVTFQ
- a CDS encoding lytic transglycosylase domain-containing protein, producing the protein MFMIGVALYTSTMLAECGPAVSPETTQAIIQVESGGNPFAIGDNTLKKSFATKNAAEAVQLATRLLRQGHNIDIGLMQVNSCHIRPMRLTLADLFDPCQNIRIGTTILAEFYAQHKSYDATQSLFRALSAYNTGQAWKGTGYINRILQAAGAGYRVSAPAVQFPVQASAVSPAKPRTKPKTARGSAATSPLFFDNLTGTMTAGEL
- the mobF gene encoding MobF family relaxase; protein product: MLSLSHGGMTASQAGKYFATEDYYLKGGESSLWLGKMAKDLKLIGRVDEQAFRNVAAGKTPDGIEQLVAPKTIMKQWEKEEVHRAGNDLTFSAPKSLSVAYAAGNHQVKEIWDLAVVNTMKYVEEHYRHYRTPDGTRVAGNIVAAKFDHVTSRALDPDVHSHVFLVNMVHTPEWKWLANEPKAIYQDKISIGMLAPAGG